DNA from Algisphaera agarilytica:
CGGGTGCTTCGGGTTAAGGTGGAGGGGGTTCAGGTGGTGAGTTTGTACCTGCCTTCGGGCTCGTCGTCCCCCCAGCGTCAGGTGGCAAAGGAAGCCTGGATGGCGAGGTTCCATCCGTGGGCGGAAAAGCTCAAGCGAGCCCGCACGCCCACCGTGATGGGCGGGGATTTCAACATCGCCCACACCGAGCGCGATATTTTCTACGCCAAGTCCAACCAGAATCAGTCTGGTTTTCTGCCCCACGAGCGGGAGTGGTTCGGTGGGGTGCTGGGTCTGGGGTGGCGAGATGTGGTGCGGGAAGATGCGGGGGATGTCGACGGGCCATATTCGTGGTGGTCCAACCGGGGCCAGGCGAGGGCGCTCGATCGGGGTTGGCGGATCGACTATCTGCTGGCCAACCCCGCGGCTTCCAAGCTTGCGGGCTCCACTCAGACCCACCGCGAAGCGGGGCTTCAGTGTTCG
Protein-coding regions in this window:
- a CDS encoding exodeoxyribonuclease III, whose protein sequence is MRITTWNVNGLRAALRKGLPERLDAIKPDVLLLQEIRVKPEQLDPEWSAPSGWHVTWHPAERPGYAGTAVWSRSPHKVVETGLGDGVADDEGRVLRVKVEGVQVVSLYLPSGSSSPQRQVAKEAWMARFHPWAEKLKRARTPTVMGGDFNIAHTERDIFYAKSNQNQSGFLPHEREWFGGVLGLGWRDVVREDAGDVDGPYSWWSNRGQARALDRGWRIDYLLANPAASKLAGSTQTHREAGLQCSDHAPVSVDLKV